The following are from one region of the Melaminivora suipulveris genome:
- the dinB gene encoding DNA polymerase IV, with product MTDTAADPSLPRRIAHLDMDAFYASVELLRYPQLAGLPAVIGGGRSARDEQLAAEYAGRLHAIPLHAFARLADYRGRGVITTATYPARAFGLGSAMGLMKNAHLCPDAILLPVDFAEYRRFSRRFKEVILTHAPVMEDRGVDEVYIDFTHAAGGQEEGGRTLAQAIQQGIFEATRLTCSIGVAPNKLLAKLASEFDKPRGISIVQPDDVQALIWPLACRKVNGIGPKADEKLKRLGIQTIGELAARERPWLQAHFGRAYGAWLHDAAWGRDERPVVTHSEPVSMSRETTFERDLHAVHDRAELSRIFTELCQQVAADLARKGYVGKTIGIKLRYDDFRIATRDQTLAQHTQDAATIRRAAGLCLKRVPLQQRLRLLGVRVGALVREQDLAAQQPAAVNAELF from the coding sequence GTGACCGATACCGCAGCCGATCCAAGCCTGCCCCGCCGCATCGCCCACCTGGACATGGATGCGTTCTACGCCTCCGTGGAGCTGCTGCGCTACCCCCAGCTCGCCGGCCTGCCGGCGGTCATCGGCGGCGGCCGCAGCGCGCGCGATGAGCAGCTTGCCGCGGAGTACGCCGGCCGGCTGCACGCCATCCCGCTGCACGCCTTTGCGCGCCTGGCCGACTACCGCGGGCGCGGGGTCATCACCACCGCGACCTACCCGGCGCGCGCCTTCGGCCTGGGCTCGGCCATGGGCCTGATGAAGAACGCCCACCTGTGCCCGGATGCCATCCTGCTTCCGGTGGACTTTGCCGAGTACCGGCGCTTCTCGCGTCGATTCAAGGAAGTGATCCTCACGCACGCGCCCGTCATGGAGGACCGCGGCGTGGACGAGGTCTACATCGACTTCACGCACGCCGCGGGCGGGCAGGAGGAGGGCGGGCGCACGCTGGCGCAGGCCATCCAGCAGGGCATCTTCGAGGCCACGCGCCTGACCTGCTCCATCGGCGTGGCGCCCAACAAGCTGCTGGCCAAGCTGGCCAGCGAGTTCGACAAGCCGCGCGGCATCTCCATCGTGCAGCCGGACGACGTGCAGGCGCTGATCTGGCCGCTGGCCTGCCGCAAGGTCAATGGCATCGGCCCCAAGGCCGATGAAAAGCTCAAGCGCCTGGGCATCCAGACCATCGGCGAGCTGGCCGCGCGCGAGCGCCCGTGGCTGCAGGCGCACTTCGGCCGTGCCTATGGCGCCTGGCTGCACGACGCGGCCTGGGGGCGCGACGAGCGGCCGGTGGTCACGCACAGTGAGCCCGTCTCCATGAGCCGCGAGACGACCTTCGAGCGCGACCTGCACGCCGTGCACGACCGCGCCGAGCTCTCGCGCATCTTCACCGAGCTGTGCCAGCAGGTCGCGGCAGATCTGGCGCGCAAAGGCTATGTCGGCAAGACCATCGGCATCAAGCTGCGCTACGACGATTTCCGCATCGCCACGCGCGACCAGACGCTGGCGCAGCACACACAGGACGCCGCCACCATCCGCCGCGCCGCCGGCCTGTGCCTGAAGCGCGTGCCCTTGCAACAGCGCCTGCGCCTGCTGGGCGTGCGCGTGGGTGCGCTGGTGCGCGAGCAGGATCTGGCGGCGCAGCAGCCGGCCGCCGTCAACGCCGAGCTGTTCTGA
- a CDS encoding DMT family transporter, with the protein MTASSSSFSTLLPSLWVPVVLFAALAQTVRNAAQRSLAAEVGTLAATLVRFLFGLPFAAAWLLLLYALPGGQVWPQFSWAWAGWIALGAFFQVAATAALLLAMQERNFAVAVTLSKTEVLQVALFAAVLLAELPSGLALAAMCVATLGVVLLSLPPRGAAAGAGSGRAALYGLACGACFAIGTVGFRGAALALADAPPWLSGAWGVLLAQALQSVGLGAWIAWRSPAALPRLARAWQVSLLAGSMGAAASLAWFTAYAMQGAAQVRTLGMVEVAFSYLVSRRLGEGFSRVERIGMALMLLGLVLICLQGI; encoded by the coding sequence ATGACTGCCTCCTCGTCCTCCTTCTCAACCCTCCTGCCCAGCCTGTGGGTGCCGGTGGTGCTGTTCGCCGCGCTGGCGCAGACGGTGCGCAACGCGGCGCAGCGCTCGCTCGCGGCAGAGGTCGGCACGCTGGCGGCAACGCTGGTGCGCTTTCTGTTCGGCCTGCCGTTCGCCGCGGCATGGCTGTTGCTGTTGTACGCGCTGCCGGGCGGGCAGGTCTGGCCGCAGTTCTCCTGGGCCTGGGCCGGGTGGATCGCCCTGGGTGCGTTCTTCCAGGTGGCGGCCACTGCGGCGCTGCTGCTGGCCATGCAGGAGCGCAACTTCGCCGTCGCCGTGACGCTGTCCAAGACCGAGGTGCTGCAGGTGGCGCTGTTCGCCGCCGTGCTGCTGGCCGAGCTGCCCTCGGGCCTGGCGCTGGCCGCCATGTGCGTCGCCACGCTGGGGGTGGTGCTGCTGTCGCTGCCGCCGCGCGGCGCGGCCGCAGGGGCTGGCAGCGGCCGGGCTGCGCTGTACGGCCTGGCCTGCGGCGCGTGTTTTGCCATCGGCACGGTGGGTTTTCGCGGCGCGGCGCTGGCGCTGGCGGATGCGCCACCGTGGCTGTCGGGCGCCTGGGGCGTGCTCTTGGCGCAGGCGCTGCAAAGCGTGGGCCTGGGGGCGTGGATCGCCTGGCGCTCGCCGGCGGCGCTGCCTCGCCTGGCGCGCGCCTGGCAGGTGTCGCTGCTGGCCGGCAGCATGGGCGCGGCGGCGTCGCTGGCCTGGTTCACGGCGTATGCCATGCAGGGCGCGGCGCAGGTGCGCACGCTGGGCATGGTCGAGGTGGCTTTCAGCTACCTGGTCTCGCGCCGGCTGGGCGAGGGCTTCTCGCGCGTCGAGCGCATCGGCATGGCGCTGATGCTGCTGGGGCTGGTGCTGATCTGCCTGCAGGGCATTTGA
- a CDS encoding alpha-hydroxy acid oxidase, which produces MPDLVKITTIEDLRRIAERRVPRMFYDYADSGSWTEGTYRANERDFAPIKLRQRVAVNMEGRTCAATMVGQAAKMPVAIAPVGLTGMQHADGEIHAARAAEKFGIPFTLSTMSICSIEDIATHTSAPFWFQLYMMRDRESMARMIQRAKDARCSALVLTLDLQVIGQRHKDIKNGLSAPPRPTLANIANLMTKPRWCLGMAGTQRRTFRNLVGHVKGVSDMKSLAAWTNEQFDPRLSWADVAWVKEQWGGKLILKGIMEVEDAQLAVRHGADAIVVSNHGGRQLDGAPSSIHALPAIARAVGGQTEVWMDGGIRSGQDVLKAWALGARGTMIGRAMVYGLGAFGEAGVTRALELIYKELDVTMAFCGHTNLQNVDRSILVPGTYPLPPAV; this is translated from the coding sequence GCATCGCCGAGCGGCGCGTGCCGCGCATGTTCTACGACTACGCCGACTCCGGCTCGTGGACCGAGGGCACCTACCGCGCCAATGAGCGTGACTTCGCGCCCATCAAACTGCGCCAGCGCGTGGCGGTGAACATGGAAGGGCGCACCTGCGCGGCGACCATGGTCGGCCAGGCGGCGAAGATGCCGGTGGCCATTGCCCCCGTAGGCCTGACCGGCATGCAGCACGCCGATGGCGAGATCCACGCCGCGCGCGCGGCCGAGAAGTTCGGCATCCCGTTCACGCTCTCGACCATGAGCATCTGCTCCATCGAGGACATCGCCACGCACACCAGCGCGCCGTTCTGGTTCCAGCTGTACATGATGCGCGACCGCGAATCCATGGCGCGCATGATCCAGCGCGCCAAGGACGCCCGCTGCAGCGCGCTGGTACTGACGCTGGACCTGCAGGTCATCGGCCAGCGCCACAAGGACATCAAGAACGGCCTGTCCGCGCCGCCCCGGCCGACGCTGGCCAACATCGCCAACCTGATGACCAAGCCGCGCTGGTGCCTTGGCATGGCTGGCACGCAGAGGCGCACCTTCCGCAATCTGGTGGGGCACGTGAAGGGCGTGTCGGACATGAAGTCGCTCGCCGCCTGGACCAACGAGCAGTTCGACCCGCGCCTGTCCTGGGCCGACGTGGCCTGGGTCAAGGAGCAGTGGGGCGGCAAGCTGATCCTGAAAGGGATCATGGAAGTCGAGGACGCGCAACTTGCCGTGCGCCACGGCGCCGACGCCATCGTGGTCAGCAACCACGGCGGGCGCCAACTCGACGGCGCGCCGTCGTCCATCCACGCGCTGCCGGCCATCGCCCGCGCCGTGGGCGGCCAGACCGAGGTCTGGATGGACGGCGGCATCCGCAGCGGCCAGGACGTGCTGAAAGCCTGGGCGCTGGGCGCGCGCGGCACCATGATCGGCCGCGCCATGGTCTATGGCCTGGGCGCCTTCGGCGAAGCCGGCGTGACACGCGCGCTGGAGCTGATCTACAAGGAGCTGGACGTGACCATGGCCTTTTGCGGCCACACCAATCTGCAGAACGTGGACCGCAGCATCCTGGTGCCCGGCACCTACCCGCTGCCGCCGGCGGTCTGA